The Solibacillus sp. FSL W7-1464 genome contains a region encoding:
- a CDS encoding DUF779 domain-containing protein has product MVERVKATEAALQLIEKLKERHGPVMFHQSGGCCDGSSPMCYPDGDLIIGNQDILLGHIGGSPFYMHKNQYDYWKHTQIIIDVVDGRGGMFSLEGVEGKRFLSRSRAFTKEELDELQV; this is encoded by the coding sequence TTGGTTGAACGCGTTAAAGCAACCGAGGCAGCACTGCAATTGATCGAGAAGTTGAAAGAACGCCACGGACCTGTTATGTTCCACCAATCGGGAGGCTGCTGTGATGGTTCTTCTCCAATGTGTTATCCGGATGGCGATTTAATTATCGGCAACCAGGATATACTGCTTGGTCATATTGGTGGAAGTCCATTTTATATGCACAAAAACCAATATGATTATTGGAAGCATACCCAGATCATTATTGATGTCGTCGATGGACGTGGTGGAATGTTTTCGTTGGAAGGCGTTGAAGGAAAGCGCTTTTTATCTAGATCACGGGCCTTCACAAAAGAAGAGCTTGATGAGCTTCAAGTATAA
- a CDS encoding DUF6904 family protein, with protein MLTIKPTENLTGLTVSGDYWDLDDVIHAIYEVIGEEKRYFHYEGVRQRLLSFCLKMRQASKGEHHIDFVPNGMNKETRKKMNAIIPERNIYYRVNFLLPELIFAALALNDFISLYKQTINNSEWSIAVTSVRKFQALVADAIASFMTKEHYVAFLTRLHTKSPLFHHYAPQYVDILNLEYLSLTKEERAAHITSFALRFLTEDETYKVLIQQLSGVTSISKQSFHEVELTFKYPEEDKIVW; from the coding sequence ATGCTGACAATTAAACCAACTGAAAACTTAACAGGATTAACAGTAAGTGGGGATTATTGGGATTTAGATGATGTGATTCATGCAATTTATGAAGTGATCGGGGAAGAAAAGCGATACTTTCATTACGAGGGAGTAAGGCAGCGCTTATTATCATTTTGTTTAAAAATGCGCCAGGCTTCCAAAGGCGAACACCATATTGATTTTGTGCCAAATGGGATGAATAAAGAGACAAGAAAGAAAATGAATGCGATTATTCCGGAGCGAAATATTTATTACCGGGTCAATTTTTTATTACCTGAACTTATTTTTGCAGCATTGGCATTAAATGACTTCATTTCTCTTTATAAACAGACTATAAATAATTCGGAATGGAGCATCGCTGTTACATCGGTTCGTAAATTTCAGGCACTTGTTGCTGATGCGATCGCCTCTTTCATGACAAAGGAGCATTACGTGGCGTTTTTAACGAGGCTTCATACAAAATCTCCATTGTTCCATCATTATGCACCGCAGTATGTTGATATTTTAAATTTGGAGTATTTATCATTAACTAAAGAGGAACGTGCAGCACATATTACCTCGTTCGCTCTGCGCTTTCTGACAGAGGATGAGACATATAAAGTACTCATTCAACAGCTTTCAGGAGTAACAAGCATTTCAAAGCAGTCATTCCATGAAGTGGAGCTTACATTCAAATATCCGGAAGAGGATAAGATCGTTTGGTAA
- a CDS encoding ABC transporter ATP-binding protein, translated as MSGTLLKVENLGIQFGGLKAVQNVEMHMNQGELIGLIGPNGAGKTTTFNMLTGVYAPTEGTIQFNGKSISGLDPYKVTRQGISRTFQNIRLFKELSVLDNVKVANHGLAKHNLVSSIFRLPSHFKGEEKMEQESLAFLKIFGLDVYRDELAKNLPYGMQRRLEIARALAAAPKLLLLDEPAAGMNAKETHDLMELIAFIRKEFDLTILLIEHDMNLVMGICERIYVLDHGQLIADGTPEEIRSNPKVIEAYLGEEVTE; from the coding sequence ATGAGCGGTACACTTCTAAAAGTAGAGAATCTTGGTATTCAGTTTGGTGGCTTAAAAGCCGTTCAAAATGTAGAAATGCATATGAATCAAGGAGAGTTGATAGGTTTAATCGGCCCGAATGGTGCAGGGAAAACAACAACATTTAATATGCTGACAGGTGTATATGCACCGACTGAAGGCACAATTCAATTCAATGGAAAATCAATTAGCGGCTTGGACCCATACAAGGTGACACGCCAAGGAATTAGCCGGACATTCCAAAATATCCGCCTCTTTAAAGAGTTATCTGTACTGGATAATGTAAAGGTTGCCAACCATGGTTTGGCAAAACATAATTTAGTTTCAAGCATTTTCCGTTTACCAAGTCACTTTAAAGGTGAAGAGAAAATGGAACAGGAGTCATTGGCATTTTTGAAAATTTTCGGGCTTGATGTATACCGTGATGAGCTTGCAAAAAACTTGCCGTATGGAATGCAGCGTCGTCTGGAAATTGCCCGGGCCTTGGCTGCTGCACCAAAGCTACTTTTACTGGATGAACCGGCAGCTGGGATGAATGCAAAGGAAACGCATGATTTAATGGAGCTTATTGCTTTTATTCGTAAAGAATTTGATTTAACGATTTTATTGATCGAACATGATATGAACTTAGTTATGGGGATTTGTGAGCGAATTTACGTGCTTGACCACGGACAGTTGATTGCCGATGGGACACCTGAAGAGATACGTTCAAACCCGAAAGTAATTGAAGCGTACTTAGGCGAGGAGGTTACAGAATAA
- the adh gene encoding aldehyde dehydrogenase: protein MAAVYQNPNTDGALVNFKERYDNFIGGKWTPPVKGEYFDNITPVTGKVFTQVARSTEEDIELALDAAHAAKDAWGKTSATERSNILLKIADRMEQNLEMLAVAETWDNGKAVRETLNADLPLGIDHFRYFAGALRAQEGSLSQIDENTVAYHFHEPIGVVGQIIPWNFPLLMAVWKLAPALAAGNCVVLKPAEQTPASILVLVELIEDLLPPGVLNVVNGFGLEAGKPLASNPRIGKIAFTGETTTGRLIMQYASQNLIPVTLELGGKSPNIFFEDIMDADDAFLDKAVEGFVLFALNQGEVCTCPSRALIQESIYEKFMERVLKRVEAIKTGNPLDTDTMMGAQASSEQMEKIQSYLQIGKEEGAECLIGGEKNDLGGDFADGYYIKPTVFKGHNKMRIFQEEIFGPVVAVTTFKTKEEALEIANDTLYGLGSGVWTRDMNTAYRFGRGIQAGRVWTNCYHAYPAHAAFGGYKMSGVGRENHKMMLSHYQQTKNLLVSYDENRLGFF, encoded by the coding sequence ATGGCAGCAGTGTATCAAAATCCAAACACGGATGGCGCATTAGTAAATTTCAAGGAGCGTTACGACAACTTTATCGGTGGTAAATGGACACCGCCAGTAAAAGGGGAGTACTTCGACAATATTACCCCTGTAACTGGTAAAGTGTTTACCCAAGTTGCGCGCTCTACGGAAGAAGATATCGAGCTTGCTTTAGATGCAGCCCATGCGGCAAAGGATGCCTGGGGTAAGACATCGGCAACTGAACGCTCGAATATTTTACTGAAAATTGCAGATCGTATGGAACAAAATTTAGAAATGCTGGCCGTTGCAGAAACTTGGGATAACGGTAAGGCAGTACGCGAAACTTTGAATGCAGATTTACCTTTGGGCATTGATCACTTCCGCTATTTTGCGGGTGCTTTACGCGCACAGGAAGGGTCTCTTAGCCAGATTGATGAAAATACAGTGGCCTATCACTTCCATGAGCCGATTGGTGTCGTTGGACAAATTATTCCATGGAACTTCCCGTTACTGATGGCTGTCTGGAAATTGGCACCTGCTTTAGCTGCAGGAAACTGTGTCGTATTAAAGCCGGCTGAGCAAACACCAGCATCCATTTTAGTACTTGTTGAGCTGATTGAAGATTTACTTCCTCCAGGTGTGCTTAATGTTGTGAATGGCTTCGGTTTGGAAGCAGGAAAGCCGTTAGCTTCAAATCCGCGCATTGGGAAAATAGCGTTTACCGGTGAGACGACGACAGGTCGACTTATTATGCAATATGCATCACAAAATCTGATTCCGGTTACTTTGGAATTGGGCGGTAAATCACCGAACATTTTCTTCGAAGACATTATGGATGCAGATGATGCATTTTTGGATAAAGCGGTGGAAGGCTTTGTATTATTCGCTTTAAACCAAGGTGAAGTATGTACATGTCCTTCTCGTGCACTTATTCAGGAATCGATTTACGAGAAATTTATGGAACGAGTATTAAAGCGCGTTGAAGCAATTAAAACAGGTAACCCTTTAGATACAGATACAATGATGGGTGCTCAAGCATCATCAGAACAAATGGAGAAAATCCAATCTTATTTACAAATCGGTAAAGAAGAAGGCGCGGAATGCTTAATCGGCGGAGAGAAAAATGATTTAGGCGGCGATTTTGCAGACGGTTACTATATTAAGCCGACTGTATTTAAAGGTCATAATAAAATGCGTATTTTCCAAGAGGAAATTTTCGGTCCGGTTGTTGCTGTAACAACATTTAAAACGAAAGAAGAAGCATTGGAAATCGCAAATGATACATTATACGGGTTGGGATCGGGTGTTTGGACACGTGATATGAATACAGCTTACCGTTTTGGCCGCGGCATTCAGGCAGGCCGTGTGTGGACGAACTGCTACCATGCATATCCGGCACATGCAGCATTCGGCGGCTATAAGATGAGTGGTGTTGGACGTGAAAACCATAAGATGATGTTAAGCCACTATCAACAGACGAAAAACCTGTTAGTCAGCTATGATGAAAACCGCTTAGGCTTCTTCTAA
- a CDS encoding branched-chain amino acid ABC transporter permease codes for MKKSKIFWGYAVLALVIYAVVQLLISNGVIQFYYQNMFIAMCINVILAVSLHVIIGVTGQFSIGHAGFLAVGAYISAICTMKLGMPFITAILIGALVAALAGLLVGIPSLRLKGDYLAIATLGFAEIIRIVFVNTDYVGGAAGLQVAHQSTWTYAFFATFITILVISNFTNSRHGRACISIREDEIAADAMGINTTYYKVVAFAIGSFFAGVAGAIYAHNYYIIQPTAFGFLKSFDILIFVVLGGLGSLSGSVIAAVLLTFVSTYLQDFPETRMIIYSLILILVMLYRPTGLLGSKEITAYFKFGKKGGTRV; via the coding sequence ATGAAAAAATCGAAAATCTTTTGGGGTTATGCCGTCCTAGCACTTGTGATTTATGCAGTTGTTCAATTATTGATTTCAAACGGTGTTATCCAGTTCTACTATCAGAATATGTTCATCGCAATGTGTATCAATGTTATTTTGGCGGTAAGTTTACACGTCATTATCGGGGTTACAGGTCAGTTCTCAATAGGGCACGCAGGTTTCCTGGCTGTCGGAGCTTACATATCGGCAATTTGTACAATGAAACTTGGCATGCCATTTATTACAGCCATTTTAATCGGGGCCCTTGTTGCAGCACTTGCCGGATTACTTGTCGGAATTCCATCACTTCGTTTAAAAGGTGACTACCTTGCGATTGCAACGCTCGGGTTTGCTGAAATCATTCGTATTGTATTCGTGAATACCGACTATGTAGGTGGTGCAGCAGGCCTGCAAGTTGCCCATCAGTCTACATGGACATATGCTTTTTTTGCGACATTCATTACGATTCTCGTTATCTCCAACTTTACGAATTCGCGTCATGGCCGTGCATGTATTTCAATACGGGAAGATGAAATTGCAGCTGATGCAATGGGTATTAACACCACGTATTATAAAGTTGTCGCATTTGCCATCGGTTCGTTCTTCGCCGGAGTAGCAGGTGCCATCTATGCCCATAACTATTATATTATCCAGCCGACTGCATTCGGATTTTTAAAATCATTTGATATTTTGATATTCGTTGTATTGGGCGGACTAGGCAGTTTATCTGGTTCTGTTATCGCCGCAGTATTACTGACATTCGTATCTACGTATTTGCAGGACTTCCCGGAGACGCGAATGATTATTTACTCACTGATTTTAATATTAGTTATGCTTTACCGCCCTACAGGTTTATTAGGTTCAAAAGAGATTACAGCATACTTCAAGTTTGGTAAAAAAGGAGGTACACGTGTATGA
- a CDS encoding methylated-DNA--[protein]-cysteine S-methyltransferase: protein MYKLDYASPIGIIEIEGSEHFIASVIFAEREEILNFPTYDTPQLLLNCRKELDEYFKGQRKDFSVLYKLEGTMFQTSVWQALTTVPYGKTASYKEIAQQIANEKAVRAVGMTNSKNVISIIVPCHRVIGQNGKLTGYAGGLWRKQWLLEHELKYSFDLD, encoded by the coding sequence ATGTATAAATTAGATTATGCTTCACCAATAGGCATTATTGAGATTGAAGGAAGTGAACATTTTATTGCATCCGTAATATTTGCAGAGCGAGAAGAAATTTTAAACTTTCCCACTTATGATACTCCCCAGCTTTTGTTGAACTGCAGGAAAGAGCTGGATGAATATTTCAAAGGCCAACGGAAAGATTTTTCGGTACTCTATAAATTAGAGGGGACAATGTTTCAAACATCAGTATGGCAAGCATTAACAACTGTTCCTTACGGGAAAACGGCCTCCTATAAGGAGATTGCACAACAAATAGCAAATGAAAAAGCGGTCCGCGCAGTTGGAATGACAAATAGCAAAAATGTGATAAGTATTATCGTTCCATGCCACCGGGTTATTGGTCAAAACGGAAAACTTACAGGGTATGCAGGTGGTTTGTGGAGAAAACAGTGGCTGCTTGAACACGAGCTTAAATATAGCTTCGACTTAGATTAA
- a CDS encoding ABC transporter substrate-binding protein, which produces MTNHKKTKKYGSLFMATALLTGVLAGCGDDTSSSSESGGSSNAAGDTIKIGANLELSGAVASYGSSINDGAKLAIEEINAAGGIDGKQLEYIPVDNKSETAEATSAAMKLAEQEKVVAMLAPATSGNSVATVQIAAQHKVPMVTGSGTAPNVTVNDDGSINEYAFRTCFIDPFQGTVAANFATNELQAKNVAIFADNASDYAKGLAASFKETISSNGGTVVAEEAYVAKDVDFKSQLTNIKGKNPDFIFIPGYYEEVGIIVKQARELGITVPLMGADGWDSPTLIELAGADALNNTFITNHYSSEDPDSKIQDFVKAFNDEYSQSPNAFHALGYDSIYFIVDAIKRVDGDITGEAIQKQLAATKDLSLVTGTFTVDENHNPVKSATVLEFVDGKQQFNSKVNP; this is translated from the coding sequence ATGACAAATCACAAAAAGACAAAAAAGTATGGTTCATTATTCATGGCAACAGCATTATTAACAGGGGTGTTGGCTGGATGCGGTGATGATACCTCTAGTTCTTCTGAATCAGGCGGCAGCAGCAATGCAGCTGGCGACACAATTAAAATCGGCGCAAACTTAGAATTATCCGGTGCTGTAGCTTCTTACGGATCATCGATTAATGATGGTGCGAAATTGGCGATTGAAGAAATTAATGCAGCAGGCGGTATAGATGGCAAACAGCTGGAGTATATCCCAGTCGACAATAAATCAGAAACTGCTGAAGCAACTTCTGCTGCGATGAAATTGGCAGAACAGGAAAAGGTAGTGGCAATGTTGGCGCCGGCTACTTCAGGTAACTCGGTCGCAACAGTACAAATTGCAGCTCAGCATAAAGTTCCAATGGTTACAGGTTCAGGTACTGCGCCAAATGTAACGGTAAACGATGATGGCTCAATAAATGAATATGCATTCCGTACATGTTTCATCGATCCATTCCAGGGGACGGTGGCAGCAAACTTCGCGACAAATGAACTACAAGCTAAAAATGTGGCCATTTTTGCGGATAATGCTTCAGATTATGCAAAAGGTTTAGCGGCATCATTCAAAGAAACAATTTCCTCTAACGGCGGCACAGTAGTTGCTGAAGAGGCATATGTTGCAAAGGACGTAGACTTTAAATCTCAATTAACAAACATTAAAGGGAAAAATCCTGATTTCATTTTCATTCCTGGCTACTATGAAGAAGTAGGGATTATCGTAAAACAAGCCCGTGAATTAGGTATTACCGTTCCGTTAATGGGTGCTGATGGTTGGGACTCGCCAACATTAATTGAATTAGCAGGTGCTGATGCGCTAAATAATACGTTTATTACGAACCACTACTCGTCTGAAGATCCGGATTCAAAAATTCAGGATTTCGTCAAAGCATTTAATGATGAGTACAGCCAATCACCAAACGCTTTCCATGCACTAGGTTATGATTCTATTTACTTTATCGTGGATGCAATTAAGCGTGTAGATGGAGACATTACAGGTGAAGCAATTCAGAAGCAGCTTGCAGCAACGAAAGATTTAAGCTTAGTAACAGGTACTTTCACAGTTGACGAAAACCACAACCCAGTAAAATCAGCAACAGTTCTAGAATTCGTAGACGGCAAACAACAGTTCAACTCTAAAGTTAATCCTTAA
- a CDS encoding branched-chain amino acid ABC transporter permease, with translation MEWIQQLVNGISLGSIYALIALGYTMVYGIIKLINFAHGDVFMLGAFIGFYAIARWEMNVFLALIIAMILCAVIGVIIERVAYKRLRNATRIAALITAIGVSLLIEYTVIFFRGPSPEAYPTVFATKNIEIFGAQISTLAIFILSVSIFLMILLQFIVHKTKIGKAMRAVSHDADAARLMGINVDNTISATFAIGSALAGAAGVIFGIYYTRIDPLMGIMPGIKAFIAAVLGGIGIIPGAMVGGLVLGVVETVVSALGYSLWRDAAAFVILILILILRPAGIFGKNTREKV, from the coding sequence ATGGAATGGATCCAACAATTAGTGAATGGTATTTCGCTAGGTAGTATTTATGCTCTGATTGCACTAGGCTATACAATGGTATACGGAATTATTAAGCTCATCAATTTTGCCCACGGTGACGTTTTCATGCTTGGTGCTTTTATCGGCTTTTATGCCATTGCACGCTGGGAAATGAATGTCTTTTTAGCCCTTATTATCGCGATGATACTATGTGCTGTCATCGGTGTAATTATAGAGCGTGTCGCTTATAAACGACTGCGGAATGCAACCCGTATCGCAGCCCTTATTACGGCAATCGGTGTCTCACTGTTAATCGAATATACGGTAATTTTCTTTAGGGGTCCTTCTCCAGAGGCGTATCCGACAGTATTTGCAACGAAGAATATTGAAATTTTCGGTGCACAGATCAGTACGCTGGCGATATTTATTTTATCTGTATCAATTTTCTTAATGATCTTATTACAATTCATTGTTCATAAAACAAAAATTGGTAAAGCAATGCGCGCCGTATCCCATGATGCAGATGCAGCTCGCTTAATGGGCATTAACGTAGATAATACAATTTCAGCCACATTCGCAATTGGCTCTGCACTGGCAGGAGCTGCGGGCGTAATATTTGGTATTTACTATACACGTATCGATCCGCTAATGGGAATTATGCCTGGTATTAAAGCTTTCATTGCCGCTGTTCTAGGTGGTATTGGTATTATTCCGGGAGCAATGGTAGGCGGTCTTGTACTAGGGGTTGTTGAAACAGTGGTTTCGGCGCTCGGATATTCGTTATGGCGAGATGCAGCCGCATTTGTCATCCTGATTTTAATTCTAATATTACGTCCAGCGGGTATTTTCGGTAAAAATACGCGCGAGAAAGTGTAG
- a CDS encoding ABC transporter ATP-binding protein, producing MLIINDIDVFYGNIQALKGISLEVKEGEIVTLIGANGAGKSTLLKTISGLLKPKRGSIEYLGTAISGKPAQSIVKAGLSHVPEGRRVFSNMTVEENLELGAYLRSDREAIKKDLNHVFELFPRLLERRKQLSGTLSGGEQQMLAMGRALMAKPKLIIMDEPSMGLAPLMVKNIFNIIEMVNKEGVTVLLVEQNAHMALSVAHRAYVLETGKIVLTGSAKELQESDEVRAAYLGGL from the coding sequence ATGCTAATAATTAATGATATCGATGTATTTTATGGCAATATCCAAGCATTGAAAGGAATCTCCCTCGAAGTAAAGGAAGGTGAAATAGTAACACTGATCGGTGCCAATGGAGCAGGGAAAAGTACATTACTGAAAACCATCTCAGGTTTACTGAAGCCAAAGCGAGGTTCAATTGAATATTTAGGTACGGCTATTAGCGGAAAGCCGGCACAATCGATTGTAAAGGCAGGGCTTTCCCATGTACCTGAAGGACGTCGCGTTTTCTCAAATATGACGGTAGAGGAAAATTTGGAACTTGGTGCTTATTTACGGTCTGACCGTGAAGCTATAAAAAAGGATTTAAATCATGTATTTGAATTATTTCCACGCCTGTTAGAGCGACGCAAGCAGCTTTCTGGGACTTTATCTGGCGGTGAACAGCAAATGCTTGCAATGGGCCGCGCTTTAATGGCTAAGCCGAAGCTGATCATTATGGATGAGCCATCAATGGGTCTAGCCCCGCTTATGGTAAAAAATATCTTCAACATTATTGAAATGGTCAACAAAGAAGGCGTGACGGTACTTCTTGTAGAGCAAAACGCCCATATGGCATTATCCGTCGCCCACCGAGCCTATGTTTTGGAAACAGGCAAAATCGTCCTGACAGGTTCAGCAAAAGAACTGCAGGAAAGCGATGAAGTAAGAGCCGCTTATTTGGGCGGATTATAA
- the rluF gene encoding 23S rRNA pseudouridine(2604) synthase RluF, with protein sequence MRINKFLAETGIVSRRGADKWVEDGRVKINGIVATNGSQVETGDEVLVDGKPVKRQEELVYIVLNKPVGITSTTEKHIEGNVVDFINHPLRIFHIGRLDKDSEGLLLLTNDGDIVNEILRAENHHEKEYVVQVDKPITDQFIHDMGSGVEILDTTTLPCRVEKVSSKVFKIILEQGLNRQIRRMCSALGYSVQRLQRIRIMNIHIGNLKVGQWRDLTDKEKNELFQLLNYTPKQ encoded by the coding sequence ATGAGAATCAATAAATTTTTAGCAGAAACAGGCATCGTGTCACGTCGCGGTGCAGATAAATGGGTAGAAGACGGCCGTGTAAAAATCAATGGGATTGTAGCGACAAACGGCAGCCAAGTTGAAACAGGTGATGAAGTATTAGTTGATGGTAAGCCTGTAAAACGACAGGAAGAACTAGTATATATCGTATTGAACAAACCTGTAGGGATTACAAGTACAACGGAAAAGCATATCGAAGGAAATGTGGTGGATTTTATAAACCATCCGCTGCGTATTTTCCATATCGGACGTCTCGATAAAGATTCAGAGGGATTACTGCTTCTTACAAATGACGGAGATATCGTCAACGAAATTTTACGGGCAGAAAACCACCATGAAAAGGAATATGTAGTACAGGTGGACAAGCCGATTACTGATCAATTCATCCATGATATGGGCTCGGGTGTGGAAATTTTAGATACAACGACATTACCTTGCCGCGTAGAAAAAGTTTCCTCAAAAGTGTTTAAAATTATTTTAGAGCAAGGGTTAAATCGCCAAATTCGCCGTATGTGTTCTGCACTTGGCTATTCGGTACAGCGATTACAACGCATTCGTATTATGAATATTCATATCGGCAATTTAAAAGTCGGACAGTGGCGTGACCTTACAGATAAAGAAAAAAATGAACTGTTCCAATTACTGAACTACACACCAAAACAGTAA
- a CDS encoding malate:quinone oxidoreductase, with protein sequence MSNKHIKSDVILIGAGIMSATLGTMLKELAPDWKIKVFENLAKAGEESSHELNNAGTGHAALCELNYTSEKKDGTIDITKAINVNTQFQDSLQFWTHLVNTKQIEKPEEFIMPLPHMSMVQGAGNVEYLKKRHAAMTANPLFEGMEFSDDPETLKQWIPLIMNERKSSEPIAATKIDSGTDVNFGALTRTLISNLQKQDVDVNYNHNVLDVKRLKDGSWEVKVHNKENNKVEYHTAKFVFLGAGGGSLELLQKSGIPESKHIGGFPISGLFLVCNNEEVVNQHHAKVYGKAAVGAPPMSVPHLDTRYIDGKKSLLFGPFAGFSPKFLKTGSNMDLFASIKPHNLLTLLACGVKEMSLSKYLVSQLVLSKEARMEELRQFIPTAKSDDWEISVAGQRVQVIKDTNAGKGTLQFGTEVVTAHDGSIAALLGASPGASTAVSVMLKVINQCFPQEMKAWEPKIKEMIPSYGENLVENTELLKEVHETTTKALGLNKA encoded by the coding sequence ATGAGTAACAAGCATATCAAATCAGACGTTATCTTAATTGGTGCCGGAATTATGAGTGCTACTTTAGGTACAATGCTTAAAGAATTAGCACCGGATTGGAAAATCAAAGTATTCGAGAACTTAGCTAAAGCTGGTGAAGAAAGCTCTCACGAATTAAACAATGCCGGAACTGGGCATGCTGCTTTATGTGAGCTTAACTACACAAGCGAGAAAAAAGACGGAACTATCGATATTACTAAAGCGATTAACGTTAACACACAATTCCAGGATTCACTACAATTTTGGACACATTTAGTTAACACAAAGCAAATCGAGAAACCGGAAGAATTCATTATGCCACTGCCACATATGAGTATGGTACAAGGTGCGGGCAATGTCGAGTACCTTAAAAAGCGTCATGCAGCAATGACAGCGAACCCATTATTTGAAGGTATGGAATTCTCAGATGATCCTGAAACACTAAAACAATGGATTCCTTTAATTATGAATGAACGTAAATCAAGTGAACCAATTGCTGCAACAAAAATCGATTCTGGTACGGATGTTAACTTTGGGGCGTTAACTCGTACACTAATCTCGAACTTACAAAAACAAGATGTAGACGTAAACTACAACCACAATGTTTTAGATGTAAAACGTTTAAAAGATGGTTCTTGGGAAGTAAAAGTTCATAATAAAGAAAACAATAAAGTTGAATATCACACTGCGAAGTTTGTCTTCCTAGGAGCTGGTGGTGGTAGCCTTGAGTTACTACAAAAATCAGGTATTCCTGAATCAAAACATATCGGTGGATTCCCGATTTCTGGTTTATTCCTAGTTTGTAACAATGAAGAAGTTGTTAACCAACACCATGCGAAAGTATACGGTAAAGCAGCGGTTGGTGCGCCACCGATGTCAGTGCCACACTTAGATACTCGTTATATCGATGGTAAAAAATCATTATTATTCGGACCGTTTGCAGGCTTCTCTCCGAAGTTCTTAAAAACAGGTTCAAATATGGACCTATTTGCATCAATCAAACCACATAACTTATTAACTTTACTAGCTTGTGGTGTGAAAGAAATGTCGTTGAGCAAATATTTAGTTTCTCAATTAGTTCTTTCAAAAGAGGCACGTATGGAAGAATTGCGTCAATTCATTCCAACTGCTAAATCAGATGACTGGGAAATCAGTGTTGCAGGTCAACGTGTTCAAGTAATTAAAGACACGAATGCGGGTAAAGGTACATTACAATTCGGTACTGAAGTTGTAACTGCACATGACGGATCTATCGCAGCATTACTAGGTGCATCTCCAGGTGCTTCTACAGCTGTATCTGTTATGTTAAAAGTAATCAACCAATGCTTCCCACAAGAAATGAAAGCATGGGAGCCTAAGATTAAGGAAATGATTCCATCTTACGGTGAAAACTTAGTTGAAAATACAGAACTTCTTAAAGAAGTACATGAAACAACAACAAAAGCTTTAGGCTTAAACAAAGCATAA
- a CDS encoding class I SAM-dependent methyltransferase produces MNEQQYDHMLNIQTTGYQYGFPKLAQYHRYEPTPYSGLEQLFECYELPANARFLDIGCGKGRVPIYIYHRFHIPVTGIEMDQKFFAEAEHNAEQYLKKAKKKQAPIQFLNLIAETYEIKKHDNVFFFFNPFSIHVFREFMKHVMDSITLFPRMVDIILYYPSPEYMDFLQQEQSLHCYLDIKLRHEKNENERIVVFRIPEK; encoded by the coding sequence ATGAACGAACAGCAATATGATCATATGCTAAACATCCAAACAACCGGTTATCAATACGGTTTTCCAAAGTTAGCTCAGTACCATCGCTACGAACCAACACCTTACAGCGGGCTGGAACAATTATTTGAATGCTATGAACTGCCGGCCAATGCACGCTTTCTGGATATCGGCTGCGGGAAAGGACGAGTACCTATCTATATATATCATCGCTTCCATATTCCTGTTACAGGGATTGAAATGGATCAGAAGTTTTTTGCGGAAGCGGAGCATAATGCAGAACAATATTTAAAAAAAGCAAAGAAGAAACAAGCACCGATTCAATTTTTGAATCTCATTGCCGAAACATACGAAATTAAAAAGCATGATAATGTCTTTTTCTTCTTCAACCCCTTTTCAATCCACGTATTTCGTGAGTTTATGAAGCATGTTATGGATTCCATCACGTTATTTCCGAGAATGGTTGATATTATCTTATATTATCCATCCCCTGAATATATGGATTTTTTACAACAAGAGCAGTCACTTCATTGTTATCTGGATATAAAATTACGCCATGAAAAGAATGAAAATGAACGTATCGTCGTTTTTCGGATTCCGGAAAAATAA